One segment of Pandoraea pnomenusa DNA contains the following:
- a CDS encoding Kdo hydroxylase family protein, which produces MNPRNTSGAGKAGSQIVTVESGDWQGAQLSVPRETLVADVEAGKVLYFPHLNFAIDASEQRLLDPAIADPKRKNISLDPKSDVLVGVASDDATQRAVHALVKRYYTQACSLIDGLLPEYRGKLRAAPTSLRLHQVETRQTSWRKDDSRLHVDAFPSRPNYGERILRVFTNINPAGQPRVWRVGEPFEDVATRFLPKVPRQWPGSAWLQNAVGITKRPRSGYDHIMLHLHDGMKADMAYQRDAGQQTMPFPPGSVWICFSDQTSHAVMSGQFMMEQTFFLPAEAMVHPECSPLAVLQRLTHRALI; this is translated from the coding sequence ATGAACCCACGGAACACAAGCGGGGCCGGCAAGGCCGGCAGCCAGATCGTCACGGTCGAATCGGGCGACTGGCAGGGCGCGCAGCTCTCCGTACCGCGCGAGACGCTGGTCGCCGATGTCGAGGCCGGCAAGGTGCTTTATTTCCCGCATCTGAATTTCGCCATCGATGCGTCCGAGCAGCGATTGCTCGACCCGGCGATCGCCGATCCCAAGCGCAAGAACATCAGTCTCGATCCGAAGTCGGACGTGCTCGTCGGCGTCGCTTCCGATGACGCCACGCAGCGCGCTGTGCACGCACTCGTCAAGCGCTACTACACGCAGGCGTGCAGCCTGATCGACGGCCTGCTGCCGGAGTATCGCGGCAAGCTGCGTGCGGCACCCACGAGCCTGCGCCTGCATCAGGTGGAGACGCGCCAGACCTCGTGGCGCAAGGACGACAGTCGCCTGCACGTCGACGCCTTTCCATCGCGCCCGAACTACGGCGAGCGCATCCTGCGCGTGTTCACCAACATCAACCCGGCCGGCCAGCCGCGCGTGTGGCGCGTGGGCGAGCCGTTCGAAGACGTGGCCACACGATTCCTGCCCAAGGTACCCAGGCAATGGCCCGGCTCCGCCTGGCTGCAGAACGCGGTGGGCATCACCAAGCGACCGCGCAGCGGCTACGATCACATCATGCTGCACCTGCATGACGGCATGAAGGCCGACATGGCCTATCAGCGCGACGCGGGGCAGCAGACCATGCCGTTCCCGCCAGGCAGTGTCTGGATCTGCTTCTCGGATCAGACTTCGCACGCCGTGATGTCGGGACAGTTCATGATGGAGCAGACCTTCTTCCTGCCCGCCGAGGCGATGGTGCACCCCGAGTGCTCGCCGCTGGCGGTCTTGCAACGTCTCACGCATCGAGCGCTGATCTGA
- the waaA gene encoding lipid IV(A) 3-deoxy-D-manno-octulosonic acid transferase — translation MLRLIYRALWWVVAPLAVVRLWWRGRFEPGYRRHIGERFGYYDTPPYTGRPLIWVHAVSVGETRAAQPLIDALLERYPSHGILLTHMTPTGRATGESLFGERVQRCYLPYDMVGSIRRFLKHWRPSVGVVMETEVWPNLIFTCRERGVPLVLTNARMSARSFRRAARFGDAARPVFGGFSRVFAQSDADAERLRMLGASDVDVMGNLKFDMTPSPALLALGARWRARFGERKVWLAASTRDGEEALVLQARAMLAAASDEGRRALLVLVPRHPQRFDEVAAMLQKVRLNYVRRSAWPDGDTPLPADVDVVLGDSMGEMAAYFSAADVAFIGGSLLPLGGQNLIEACAAGTPVVFGPHMFNFTQASENALAAGAARRVSDAGELAATLADLLLNDDRRLAMRTAATLFARQHQGATARTVTALGRWLDTGLVAPQD, via the coding sequence CTGCTGCGCCTCATCTATCGCGCGCTCTGGTGGGTCGTTGCACCGCTGGCGGTGGTTCGCCTGTGGTGGCGTGGCCGCTTCGAGCCGGGCTATCGTCGTCACATCGGTGAGCGGTTCGGGTACTACGACACGCCGCCCTATACCGGCCGTCCCCTGATCTGGGTGCACGCGGTCTCGGTCGGTGAGACCCGTGCCGCGCAGCCGCTCATCGACGCGCTGCTCGAGCGCTATCCGTCGCACGGCATCCTGCTCACGCACATGACGCCCACCGGGCGAGCCACCGGCGAGAGCCTGTTCGGCGAACGCGTGCAGCGCTGCTACCTGCCGTACGACATGGTCGGGTCGATCCGGCGATTCCTGAAGCACTGGCGCCCGAGCGTCGGTGTGGTGATGGAGACCGAGGTCTGGCCGAACCTGATCTTCACGTGCCGCGAACGCGGCGTGCCGCTGGTGTTGACCAATGCGCGGATGTCGGCGCGTTCGTTCCGGCGCGCCGCGCGCTTCGGCGATGCCGCCAGGCCGGTCTTCGGTGGCTTCAGCCGCGTGTTCGCGCAGAGCGATGCCGACGCCGAGCGCCTGCGCATGCTCGGCGCGAGCGACGTCGACGTGATGGGCAACCTGAAGTTCGACATGACCCCGTCGCCCGCATTGCTCGCACTCGGCGCGCGCTGGCGTGCGCGCTTCGGCGAGCGCAAGGTGTGGCTCGCCGCCAGCACGCGCGACGGCGAGGAGGCGTTGGTGCTCCAGGCGCGCGCCATGCTCGCGGCAGCCTCCGACGAGGGACGTCGCGCGTTGCTGGTGCTCGTGCCGCGTCATCCGCAGCGCTTCGACGAAGTGGCGGCCATGCTCCAGAAAGTGCGCCTGAACTATGTGCGCCGCAGCGCCTGGCCCGACGGCGATACGCCGCTGCCGGCCGACGTCGACGTAGTGCTCGGCGACTCCATGGGCGAGATGGCGGCCTACTTCTCGGCGGCTGACGTCGCGTTCATCGGCGGCAGCTTGCTGCCGCTGGGTGGTCAGAACCTGATCGAGGCGTGCGCGGCGGGAACACCGGTTGTCTTTGGCCCGCACATGTTCAACTTCACGCAGGCCAGCGAAAACGCGCTGGCGGCGGGTGCGGCGCGCCGGGTAAGCGACGCCGGCGAGCTGGCCGCCACGCTGGCCGACCTGTTGCTCAACGACGACCGGCGCCTGGCCATGCGCACGGCCGCCACGCTGTTCGCCCGGCAGCATCAGGGCGCGACGGCGCGCACCGTCACGGCATTGGGCCGCTGGCTCGATACCGGGCTGGTCGCGCCACAGGACTGA
- a CDS encoding rhodanese-like domain-containing protein, whose translation MENITPAELAQWLADGDRGQPTLLDVREDWEVQTCSIAHSKHVPLGDVPSRLNELDADAPIVCICHHGMRSARAAMFLEQQGFTRLFNLAGGIDAWALQVDPSMPTY comes from the coding sequence ATGGAAAACATCACTCCGGCGGAATTGGCCCAGTGGCTCGCGGACGGGGATCGCGGCCAACCCACGCTCCTCGACGTGCGCGAGGACTGGGAGGTCCAGACCTGCAGCATCGCCCACAGCAAGCATGTGCCGCTCGGCGATGTGCCCTCCCGTCTGAACGAACTCGACGCCGACGCGCCCATCGTGTGCATCTGCCATCACGGCATGCGCAGCGCGCGCGCCGCGATGTTTCTGGAACAACAAGGCTTTACCCGGCTGTTCAATCTGGCTGGTGGCATCGATGCCTGGGCGCTCCAGGTCGATCCGTCGATGCCGACCTACTGA
- a CDS encoding protein-L-isoaspartate O-methyltransferase family protein, translating to MNYEQARFNMIEQQIRPWDVLDQDVLNLLKVVKREAFVPAAYRASAFTDVELPLPGAAIANKSQHMMFPRVEARILQALAPKKNENVLEIGTGSGYMAALLAYNAHHVTSVEFDANLAQAAQQTLRANGVTNVEVINADGAQGWTAAAPYDVIAISGGLAALPQTFLDQLKVGGRLAAFVGSAPVMEAVLITRVSENEYRRENLFETQVPYLVAPQPSHFKF from the coding sequence ATGAATTACGAACAGGCCCGCTTTAACATGATCGAGCAGCAGATCCGTCCCTGGGACGTGCTCGACCAGGACGTGCTCAATCTGCTCAAGGTCGTCAAGCGCGAGGCATTCGTGCCGGCCGCGTACCGCGCCAGCGCATTCACCGACGTCGAGCTGCCGCTGCCGGGCGCCGCCATCGCCAACAAGAGCCAGCACATGATGTTCCCGCGTGTGGAAGCCCGCATTCTGCAAGCGCTCGCGCCGAAGAAGAACGAAAACGTGCTGGAAATCGGCACCGGCTCGGGTTACATGGCCGCGTTGCTCGCTTACAACGCGCACCATGTCACGAGCGTGGAGTTCGACGCCAATCTCGCGCAGGCGGCCCAGCAAACGCTGCGCGCCAACGGCGTGACGAACGTCGAAGTGATCAACGCCGACGGCGCACAAGGCTGGACCGCCGCCGCCCCGTACGATGTGATCGCCATCTCGGGCGGTCTGGCCGCCCTGCCGCAAACCTTCCTCGACCAGTTGAAGGTCGGCGGCCGTCTCGCCGCCTTCGTCGGAAGCGCGCCGGTCATGGAAGCCGTGCTCATCACGCGCGTGTCCGAGAACGAATACCGCCGCGAAAACCTGTTCGAGACGCAGGTGCCCTATCTCGTCGCACCGCAACCGTCGCATTTCAAGTTCTGA
- a CDS encoding TetR/AcrR family transcriptional regulator — MKPDTRGPATPRKTPQQARSRVTIDAIFEAALQVLLLDGGRQLTTTRVAERAGVSVGTLYQYFQNKQVLLYAVLGRHIDRIVCTVESTCLASHGEPLEVMAHSLAKAYVGAKMTDIEEAQALYRLSEDLDGRKVFADAATRMHGAVVGMLKTARNVSFDDPETVAFVFLNSMTGPIKAILENRAPAACSETLAGQIADQMATMCAAYLNRVALRAAASDAPDMPDMPDMPDMPDMPDMPDMPDTSDAASAPVAPSSASPATSPRSPISPKRAA; from the coding sequence ATGAAACCGGACACCCGAGGGCCCGCAACGCCCCGTAAAACGCCGCAACAGGCGCGCTCGCGGGTCACCATCGACGCCATTTTCGAAGCAGCGCTTCAGGTTTTGCTGCTCGACGGCGGGCGCCAGTTGACCACCACCCGGGTGGCCGAGCGCGCGGGGGTATCGGTCGGCACGCTGTACCAGTACTTCCAGAACAAGCAGGTGCTGCTCTATGCGGTGCTCGGGCGGCACATCGACCGGATCGTCTGCACGGTCGAGTCCACCTGCCTCGCCTCGCACGGCGAACCGCTCGAGGTCATGGCGCACTCGCTCGCGAAGGCCTACGTCGGGGCGAAGATGACGGACATCGAAGAGGCGCAGGCGCTGTACCGGCTCTCGGAAGATCTCGACGGACGCAAGGTGTTTGCCGACGCGGCCACGCGCATGCACGGCGCGGTCGTGGGCATGCTGAAGACGGCGCGCAACGTGAGCTTCGACGATCCGGAGACCGTGGCCTTCGTCTTCCTGAATTCGATGACCGGTCCCATCAAGGCGATTCTGGAGAACCGGGCGCCCGCCGCCTGCTCCGAGACGCTGGCCGGCCAGATCGCCGATCAGATGGCGACGATGTGCGCGGCGTATCTCAATCGCGTGGCATTGCGCGCGGCAGCGTCGGATGCGCCCGATATGCCTGATATGCCTGATATGCCTGATATGCCTGATATGCCTGATATGCCTGATATGCCCGATACGTCAGACGCCGCCAGCGCTCCGGTCGCGCCGTCGTCCGCTTCCCCGGCCACCTCGCCCCGCTCCCCCATCTCGCCCAAACGGGCGGCCTGA
- a CDS encoding SDR family NAD(P)-dependent oxidoreductase produces MKRDAIESIDNAAREDAERHLGRVALVTGATRGIGQEVAKALAEAGMTVLVGAREQAKGDDVVEPLRKAGFQAEALVIDLLRPETLHAAAYHIGRYYGRLDVLVNNAGVTDPRDDVPEKASIEAVERVFATNFFGTLRVTQAMLPWLARSERARIVNVSSGLGSLAHNNDPAWEHGAFRQIGFNASKAALNMLTVQLSHTLRETSITVNSVDPGAPADLAVDASGKRVRQGMADGARSVLMLALGERGPVTGGFYGGEGPLPW; encoded by the coding sequence ATGAAACGGGACGCCATCGAGAGTATCGACAATGCGGCACGCGAGGACGCCGAGCGCCATCTGGGCCGCGTGGCACTGGTGACCGGTGCCACGCGGGGCATTGGACAGGAAGTCGCGAAAGCCCTTGCCGAGGCCGGCATGACGGTCCTCGTGGGCGCACGCGAGCAGGCAAAGGGCGACGACGTGGTCGAACCGCTGCGCAAGGCGGGATTTCAGGCGGAGGCGCTGGTGATCGATCTGTTGCGTCCGGAAACGCTGCATGCGGCTGCGTACCACATCGGTCGTTATTACGGCCGTCTCGACGTGCTGGTGAACAATGCCGGTGTGACCGATCCGCGCGACGATGTCCCGGAGAAGGCTTCCATCGAGGCCGTCGAGCGGGTGTTCGCGACCAACTTCTTCGGTACGTTGCGCGTCACGCAGGCGATGTTGCCGTGGCTGGCGCGTTCGGAGCGCGCGCGTATCGTGAACGTGTCGAGCGGCTTGGGGTCGCTCGCGCACAATAACGATCCGGCGTGGGAGCATGGCGCATTTCGTCAGATCGGCTTCAACGCGTCGAAGGCGGCGCTGAACATGTTGACGGTGCAGCTCTCGCATACGTTGCGCGAGACGTCGATCACGGTCAATTCGGTCGACCCGGGTGCGCCGGCCGACCTCGCGGTCGACGCCAGCGGCAAGCGCGTGCGGCAGGGCATGGCCGACGGGGCGCGAAGCGTGCTGATGCTTGCGCTCGGCGAACGCGGTCCGGTCACGGGCGGCTTCTACGGTGGCGAGGGACCGTTGCCGTGGTAA
- a CDS encoding YkgJ family cysteine cluster protein translates to MNCRPHCAACCIAPSISTPIPGMPNGKPANTRCVQLDDADRCAIFGSAQRPAVCASLQPSAEMCGQDREQAIAWLASLEVLTAPGVA, encoded by the coding sequence ATGAACTGTCGCCCACACTGCGCGGCGTGCTGCATCGCGCCCTCCATCTCCACGCCCATTCCCGGCATGCCGAACGGCAAGCCGGCGAACACCCGCTGCGTGCAACTGGACGACGCCGACCGTTGCGCGATCTTCGGCAGTGCGCAGCGCCCGGCGGTCTGCGCCTCGTTGCAGCCGTCGGCCGAAATGTGTGGCCAGGACCGCGAGCAGGCGATCGCATGGCTTGCCAGTCTCGAGGTACTGACCGCGCCCGGCGTGGCGTAA
- a CDS encoding DUF1439 domain-containing protein encodes MQRSLSLERQNRQQCEALAVAGRERPSSSSRRRWLSLTGAAVFAAGLAACAGLPFGNDYTFSEAQLQRALDRKFPFDRHVLAVLDVNLSHPRLTLLPERNRLAVAVDATIAHPLGGAPFTGTLAVESALAYDPATMSVVLRDPEVQNFTVDRLPERWSRQLNAAGALIATQLLQGAPIYTFKPEQLNIGGIPRQPGEITVLSHGVNVRFDSR; translated from the coding sequence ATGCAACGCAGTCTTTCTCTTGAACGACAGAATCGTCAGCAGTGCGAGGCACTGGCCGTGGCCGGGCGCGAGCGGCCGTCGTCGTCATCGCGCCGCCGTTGGCTGTCGCTCACCGGTGCCGCCGTATTTGCCGCCGGGTTGGCGGCATGTGCGGGATTGCCGTTCGGCAACGATTACACCTTCTCCGAAGCGCAACTGCAGCGCGCGCTCGATCGCAAGTTCCCGTTCGATCGCCATGTGCTGGCAGTGCTCGACGTCAACCTCTCGCATCCGCGCCTGACGCTGCTGCCCGAGCGCAACCGCCTGGCCGTGGCGGTCGACGCCACCATCGCGCACCCGCTCGGTGGCGCGCCGTTCACGGGCACGTTGGCCGTCGAAAGCGCGCTGGCCTACGATCCGGCGACGATGTCGGTCGTGCTGCGCGATCCCGAGGTACAGAACTTCACCGTCGACCGATTGCCCGAGCGCTGGTCCCGGCAATTGAACGCCGCCGGCGCACTGATCGCCACGCAGTTGCTGCAAGGCGCGCCCATCTATACGTTCAAGCCCGAACAGCTCAACATTGGCGGGATACCGCGCCAGCCCGGCGAGATCACGGTCCTCTCGCACGGGGTGAACGTCAGGTTCGATTCACGCTGA
- a CDS encoding undecaprenyl-diphosphate phosphatase — protein MDLLLALKAVILGVVEGLTEFLPISSTGHLILAGSLLNFNDEKGKVFEIVIQFGAILAVCWEFRAKIAQVVAGLGSDAKARRFAVNVIVACLPAIVLGLLFGKYIKAVLFNPIVVATAFIVGGVIILLVERHNRSNTMAGKSPRVTSIDDLSFADALKVGFAQCFALVPGTSRSGATIIGGMMFGLERRVATEFSFFLAIPILFGATVYELYKARSILSVDDVSLFGVGFIAAFVSAFICVRWLLRYIASHDFTAFAWYRIAFGIVVLATGYSGLVVWAD, from the coding sequence ATGGACTTGTTGCTGGCACTCAAAGCCGTCATTCTCGGCGTGGTCGAAGGGTTGACCGAATTTCTGCCGATCTCCTCGACCGGCCACCTGATCCTGGCGGGCAGCCTGCTCAACTTCAACGACGAAAAGGGCAAGGTGTTCGAGATCGTGATTCAGTTCGGCGCGATTCTGGCGGTGTGCTGGGAATTCCGGGCGAAGATCGCACAGGTCGTTGCTGGGCTGGGCAGCGATGCCAAGGCGCGTCGTTTCGCGGTGAATGTGATCGTCGCGTGTTTGCCCGCCATCGTGCTTGGGTTGCTCTTCGGCAAATACATCAAGGCGGTGCTGTTCAACCCGATTGTGGTGGCGACGGCGTTCATCGTGGGCGGCGTGATCATTTTGCTGGTGGAGCGCCACAATCGCAGCAACACCATGGCGGGCAAGTCGCCGCGCGTGACATCGATCGATGATCTCTCGTTCGCCGACGCCCTGAAGGTCGGCTTCGCGCAATGCTTCGCGCTCGTGCCGGGCACGTCGCGCTCGGGCGCCACGATCATCGGTGGCATGATGTTCGGTCTGGAGCGTCGCGTGGCGACCGAGTTCTCGTTCTTCCTTGCCATCCCGATCCTCTTCGGCGCGACGGTGTACGAACTCTACAAGGCGCGCTCGATCCTGTCGGTGGACGATGTCAGCCTGTTCGGCGTGGGTTTCATCGCTGCGTTCGTCAGCGCGTTCATCTGCGTGCGCTGGCTGTTGCGCTACATTGCATCGCACGACTTCACGGCGTTCGCGTGGTACCGCATCGCGTTCGGGATCGTGGTGCTCGCCACCGGCTACAGCGGACTGGTCGTCTGGGCGGACTGA
- the trmB gene encoding tRNA (guanosine(46)-N7)-methyltransferase TrmB, which yields MTNHGHPPADDAQSAHDDDEIDTSQPNAQGDGETYVGPDGVAHPRRIRSFVRRAGRSSEAQKRAFDALGPKFVLPYAPAPLDWPNAFERTGAPRILEIGFGMGDGTAHIAKLRPADDFLGVEVHEPGVGALLKLIGETPLSNVRIIQHDAVEVVQHMLPEGSLDGVHVFFPDPWHKKRHHKRRLLQPPFVALLASRLKPGGYLHCATDWQEYAEQMLEVLGGEAMLENTATDYAPRPDYRPVTKFENRGLRLGHGVWDLVFRKRG from the coding sequence ATGACGAACCACGGACACCCGCCGGCTGACGACGCGCAATCGGCCCACGACGACGACGAGATCGATACGTCGCAACCTAACGCCCAAGGTGACGGCGAGACTTATGTCGGTCCCGACGGCGTAGCCCATCCGCGCCGTATTCGCAGCTTCGTGCGCCGCGCGGGTCGCAGTTCGGAAGCGCAGAAGCGCGCCTTCGACGCACTCGGCCCGAAGTTCGTGTTGCCGTACGCACCCGCCCCGCTCGATTGGCCGAACGCCTTCGAACGCACCGGTGCACCGAGAATTCTGGAGATTGGTTTCGGCATGGGCGACGGCACCGCACATATTGCGAAGCTGCGTCCGGCGGACGACTTCCTCGGCGTGGAAGTGCACGAGCCAGGTGTGGGCGCACTGCTCAAGCTGATCGGCGAGACGCCGCTGTCGAACGTGCGCATCATTCAGCACGACGCGGTCGAGGTCGTTCAGCACATGCTCCCCGAGGGCTCGCTGGACGGCGTGCACGTATTTTTCCCCGACCCGTGGCACAAGAAGCGCCACCACAAGCGCCGCCTGCTGCAACCGCCGTTCGTGGCGCTGCTCGCCTCGCGCCTGAAGCCGGGGGGATATCTACATTGCGCGACGGACTGGCAGGAATATGCGGAGCAGATGCTCGAAGTGCTGGGCGGCGAAGCCATGCTCGAGAACACGGCAACCGACTACGCGCCGCGCCCCGACTATCGGCCCGTGACGAAATTCGAAAACCGCGGCCTGCGCCTCGGCCACGGCGTATGGGATCTCGTGTTCCGCAAACGCGGATAA
- a CDS encoding winged helix-turn-helix transcriptional regulator, whose protein sequence is MPRTPTSPSPGTCPVARTVDIIGDRWSLLIVRDAFDGVRRFGDFLRSLGVARSMLTTRLRALVDAGILSVQPASDGTAYQEYVLTAQGRELFTLIVALRQWGEKYRFARGEAHSTLIDTRTGEPLAELRPSTARGEPVAPEDTRVVRPG, encoded by the coding sequence ATGCCTCGAACACCCACTTCCCCGTCGCCCGGCACCTGCCCCGTGGCCCGCACCGTCGACATCATCGGCGACCGCTGGAGCCTGCTCATCGTGCGCGATGCCTTCGACGGCGTGCGCCGCTTCGGAGACTTTCTGCGCAGCCTCGGGGTGGCGCGCAGCATGCTCACGACGCGTTTGCGCGCGCTGGTCGACGCCGGCATTCTGTCGGTCCAGCCCGCCTCGGACGGCACGGCATACCAGGAATATGTGCTGACGGCGCAAGGCCGCGAACTCTTTACGCTGATCGTGGCGCTGCGGCAATGGGGCGAGAAGTACCGGTTCGCGCGAGGCGAGGCGCATTCGACGCTCATCGACACGCGCACCGGCGAGCCACTGGCCGAGCTGCGGCCGAGCACGGCGCGCGGCGAGCCGGTCGCCCCGGAGGACACGCGGGTCGTGCGCCCCGGCTGA
- a CDS encoding MFS transporter, producing MSSCRMTQPDGHPHAAAARMPRALVGTFAGAAGLSVANVYYAQPLLDTLADDFGISRGVAGSVVTATQVGCALALLFLVPLGDQWERRRLMLVQLALLAVSLLGVSMATSAAGLLLGMAAVGLLGTAMTQGLIAFASSVAGEHERGRVVGATQGGVVVGLLLARVMSGAVADLAGWRGVYLASTAAMLVLGIVLWRVLPQQAVADESGDPKASPVASQSYGVLLLSMFELLRHERTLQIRGAIALLMFMAFSVFWSALVLPLSAAPFHFSHTAVGAFGLVGAAGAIAAARAGAWADRGWAQRTTGLSLALLTLAWLPLAGLHASLAWLVLGVLLLDLAGQAIHVTNQSLIFAARTDAPSRLVGVYMLFYATGSGLGALGATATYASFGWSGVCLLGAGVSLAALAFWAPTLQFMPDAASSTSPSARLGA from the coding sequence ATGTCATCGTGCCGAATGACGCAACCCGACGGGCATCCGCACGCCGCCGCTGCGCGAATGCCGCGCGCGCTGGTGGGGACTTTCGCCGGCGCGGCGGGGTTGAGCGTCGCAAACGTCTACTATGCGCAGCCACTGCTGGATACGCTCGCCGACGATTTCGGCATTTCGCGCGGTGTGGCCGGGAGTGTCGTTACCGCGACGCAGGTGGGGTGTGCGCTGGCGCTGCTCTTTCTGGTGCCGCTGGGCGATCAGTGGGAGCGGCGCCGCCTGATGCTCGTGCAGCTCGCGTTGCTGGCCGTGAGTCTCTTGGGGGTCTCGATGGCAACGTCCGCAGCCGGCCTGTTGTTGGGCATGGCGGCCGTTGGCCTGCTGGGCACGGCCATGACGCAGGGACTGATTGCCTTCGCATCGAGCGTGGCGGGCGAGCATGAACGGGGTCGCGTCGTCGGCGCCACGCAAGGGGGCGTGGTGGTCGGGCTGTTGCTTGCGCGGGTTATGTCGGGGGCCGTCGCCGATCTGGCGGGATGGCGGGGCGTCTACCTGGCATCCACCGCGGCGATGCTGGTGCTAGGCATCGTCTTGTGGCGAGTCTTGCCGCAGCAGGCGGTCGCGGACGAGTCGGGTGACCCGAAGGCGTCGCCCGTGGCAAGTCAGTCCTATGGCGTGTTGCTGCTGTCGATGTTCGAGCTGTTGCGCCACGAGCGCACGCTCCAGATTCGCGGGGCGATCGCGTTGCTGATGTTCATGGCGTTCAGCGTCTTCTGGAGCGCGCTGGTGCTGCCGCTGTCGGCCGCCCCATTTCACTTCTCGCACACGGCCGTCGGGGCCTTCGGCCTCGTGGGCGCGGCCGGTGCGATCGCGGCAGCCCGCGCGGGGGCGTGGGCCGACCGTGGATGGGCGCAGCGCACGACGGGCCTCTCGCTGGCGTTGCTCACGCTCGCCTGGCTGCCGCTGGCGGGATTGCACGCGTCGCTCGCGTGGCTCGTGCTCGGGGTGTTGCTCCTCGATCTGGCCGGGCAGGCGATTCACGTGACCAACCAGAGCCTCATCTTCGCCGCGCGCACGGACGCGCCGAGCCGCCTCGTCGGTGTCTACATGCTGTTCTATGCGACGGGAAGCGGCCTGGGCGCATTGGGGGCAACGGCCACGTATGCATCGTTCGGCTGGTCGGGCGTGTGCCTGCTGGGCGCCGGGGTCAGTCTTGCAGCGCTGGCGTTTTGGGCGCCAACGCTGCAATTCATGCCCGATGCCGCCTCGTCGACGTCGCCGTCAGCGCGGCTTGGCGCGTGA
- a CDS encoding DUF2894 domain-containing protein yields MSDETIVTSSGDDTFPAPDERDASGMGVGRGTADGEVQTGAAPQARDIEAQLAAWRAQGADKRDPVRFHRIEALARRRRACDASVQRVLDARIAALVDAFAGSVSDAGDEDVANAAEPAPSHSAAPGAPAASTLRALTADIARRFDANGRSASAPASRAAPDVSPAVPPASAQPATGKRDARGAEAAVQRTAPATITPTVIATDDAFEDLDVLEYFRETWSKLSTDGNLRQSLAQVPENAGPLNSNHLVHRALSLMHDVSPDYLRHFLRHADALSWLEDMETTGVFGTKATARAQTPAKPAKPSRAKPR; encoded by the coding sequence ATGAGCGACGAGACCATCGTGACGAGTTCCGGCGACGACACATTCCCCGCGCCCGACGAGCGCGACGCTAGCGGGATGGGCGTCGGGCGAGGCACCGCCGACGGCGAAGTGCAGACCGGCGCCGCACCGCAGGCCCGCGACATCGAGGCGCAACTGGCCGCGTGGCGCGCGCAGGGCGCCGACAAGCGCGATCCCGTGCGCTTCCATCGGATCGAAGCGCTCGCGCGTCGCCGTCGCGCCTGCGATGCCAGCGTGCAACGTGTGCTCGACGCCAGGATCGCAGCACTCGTCGACGCCTTTGCCGGGTCGGTGTCGGATGCAGGTGACGAGGACGTCGCGAACGCCGCCGAACCGGCGCCCTCACATAGCGCCGCACCGGGCGCGCCAGCCGCTTCGACGCTCCGCGCGCTGACGGCGGACATCGCGCGACGCTTCGACGCCAACGGTCGGTCGGCATCGGCGCCCGCCTCACGTGCTGCGCCTGACGTTTCGCCCGCGGTACCTCCTGCGTCGGCTCAACCCGCCACCGGCAAGCGCGATGCGCGCGGCGCAGAGGCTGCGGTGCAGCGTACGGCGCCGGCGACCATCACGCCAACCGTCATCGCCACGGACGACGCGTTCGAGGATCTCGACGTGCTCGAATACTTCCGCGAAACATGGTCGAAGCTGAGCACGGACGGCAACCTGCGACAGTCGCTCGCGCAAGTGCCCGAAAACGCCGGCCCCCTCAACTCCAACCATCTGGTGCATCGTGCGCTGTCGCTCATGCACGATGTCTCACCCGATTATCTGCGCCACTTCCTGCGCCATGCCGACGCCCTCTCGTGGCTCGAAGACATGGAGACGACCGGCGTTTTCGGCACCAAGGCCACGGCCCGCGCGCAGACACCCGCCAAGCCGGCCAAACCGTCACGCGCCAAGCCGCGCTGA